One genomic region from Amycolatopsis sp. FBCC-B4732 encodes:
- a CDS encoding TetR/AcrR family transcriptional regulator has product MTVGERPLRADARRNREALVAAAREVFGAKGVDAPLDEVARRAEVAIGTLYNRFPTRADLVEAAFLPTLEEAEAITEEALRCADPWDGFVLLLERCVLMQVADRGFTEVCSRAFDPASGIEKAKHANASRMNRIIERAQEAGALRTDFRGPDLAIVFAAATATPDWRRALGMVLDGLRAR; this is encoded by the coding sequence GTGACCGTCGGCGAGCGTCCCCTGCGCGCGGACGCGCGGCGCAACCGGGAGGCCCTGGTCGCCGCCGCGCGGGAAGTCTTCGGGGCCAAGGGCGTCGACGCCCCGCTCGACGAAGTCGCGAGGCGGGCCGAGGTCGCCATCGGGACCCTCTACAACCGGTTCCCCACCCGGGCCGACCTCGTCGAGGCCGCCTTCCTCCCGACGCTCGAAGAAGCCGAAGCCATCACCGAAGAAGCGCTCCGGTGCGCCGATCCCTGGGACGGCTTCGTGCTCCTGCTCGAACGCTGCGTGCTCATGCAGGTCGCCGACCGCGGGTTCACCGAGGTGTGCTCGCGGGCGTTCGACCCGGCCTCGGGGATCGAGAAAGCCAAGCACGCCAACGCTTCCCGGATGAACCGGATCATCGAACGGGCGCAGGAGGCCGGGGCGCTGCGCACGGACTTCCGCGGGCCCGACCTCGCCATCGTCTTCGCCGCGGCGACCGCCACCCCGGATTGGCGGCGGGCGCTCGGCATGGTCCTCGACGGGCTGCGCGCGCGGTGA
- the rbfA gene encoding 30S ribosome-binding factor RbfA: MADPARARKLAKRISQIVASAIEHEVKDARLDYVTITDTKVTGDLHDATVYYTVLGEKLDSVPDFAGAAAALESARGMLRSKVGQGTGVRYTPTLTFVADTIPEESKRIEDLLAKAREADAEVARRATGAQHAGEADPYKAPREENEDAEDDEFAEEESRG; the protein is encoded by the coding sequence ATGGCTGATCCTGCTCGGGCTCGCAAGCTCGCCAAGCGGATCTCGCAGATCGTGGCGTCCGCGATCGAGCACGAGGTCAAGGACGCCCGGCTGGACTACGTGACCATCACGGACACGAAAGTCACCGGCGACCTGCACGACGCCACGGTGTACTACACGGTGCTCGGCGAGAAGCTGGACTCCGTCCCGGACTTCGCAGGCGCCGCCGCCGCGCTCGAATCGGCGCGCGGGATGCTCCGCTCCAAGGTCGGGCAGGGCACCGGCGTCCGCTACACGCCGACGCTGACGTTCGTCGCGGACACGATCCCGGAAGAGTCGAAGCGGATCGAAGACCTCCTCGCGAAGGCCCGTGAGGCCGACGCGGAGGTCGCCCGCCGCGCGACCGGCGCCCAGCACGCCGGCGAGGCCGACCCGTACAAGGCGCCTCGCGAAGAGAACGAAGACGCCGAAGACGACGAGTTCGCGGAAGAGGAGAGCCGGGGCTGA
- a CDS encoding bifunctional oligoribonuclease/PAP phosphatase NrnA, which yields MTPTSAQDIRDAVALLAAATDVTILGHVRPDADALGSALALGRALVQRGVKVRVSFGEPDEAPETLRWLDEDGLLTHPDDLPASEPLLICVDTPTPKRLGRLAGRVEAAGAVLVVDHHATNTYYGTCHVVDESAEASAILVFRILDALGAALDEPIARGIYAGIVTDTSGFRRASPETHRMAARLLEAGVDAEAVVRRIVDERPFAWLPMLSSVLNEARLEPEAAQGKGFVHAVVRLDAAATVRGEEVESVIDVIRSVREAAVAAVLKQDPTNPAQWQISLRSTGIDVSAVAAEFGGGGHRQAAGCTIPGTAEEVLAGLRAALERAPLL from the coding sequence GTGACCCCTACTTCGGCGCAGGACATCCGGGACGCGGTGGCGCTGCTCGCCGCGGCCACCGACGTGACGATCCTCGGCCACGTCCGCCCCGACGCGGACGCGCTGGGCAGCGCGCTCGCCCTCGGCCGGGCCCTCGTGCAGCGGGGCGTCAAGGTGCGCGTCTCCTTCGGCGAGCCCGACGAGGCGCCCGAGACGCTGCGGTGGCTCGACGAAGACGGCCTGCTGACCCACCCGGACGACCTCCCCGCCTCCGAACCGCTGCTGATCTGCGTCGACACGCCGACGCCGAAGCGGCTGGGCCGGCTCGCCGGGCGCGTCGAAGCCGCCGGCGCCGTGCTGGTGGTCGACCACCACGCCACGAACACCTACTACGGCACCTGCCACGTCGTCGACGAGTCGGCCGAGGCCAGCGCGATCCTGGTGTTCCGCATCCTGGACGCACTGGGCGCCGCGCTGGACGAGCCGATCGCGCGCGGGATCTACGCCGGGATCGTCACCGACACCAGCGGGTTCCGCCGGGCGAGCCCGGAGACGCACCGGATGGCGGCGCGGCTGCTGGAAGCGGGCGTCGACGCCGAAGCGGTCGTGCGGCGGATCGTCGACGAGCGCCCGTTCGCGTGGCTGCCGATGCTGTCGTCCGTGCTGAACGAGGCCCGGCTCGAACCGGAAGCCGCTCAGGGCAAGGGTTTCGTGCACGCGGTGGTGCGGCTCGACGCGGCCGCCACCGTGCGCGGGGAAGAGGTCGAGTCGGTCATCGACGTCATCCGCTCGGTACGCGAAGCCGCCGTCGCCGCCGTGCTCAAACAGGACCCGACCAACCCGGCGCAGTGGCAGATCTCGTTGCGCTCCACCGGGATCGACGTCTCGGCAGTCGCCGCGGAGTTCGGCGGCGGCGGGCACCGCCAGGCCGCGGGCTGCACGATCCCGGGCACCGCCGAGGAGGTCCTCGCCGGACTGCGCGCCGCGCTGGAGCGGGCGCCGCTGCTCTAG
- a CDS encoding isoprenylcysteine carboxylmethyltransferase family protein, whose translation MIGLVRVNQVPRLLYFVIVGGLGAGLVLRLLSAADPRSAVAAGFVLVHLVWIVAESRITFTPNGTSPPDPTVLPYGFARTVVVVAGALGPLPWAGGPLWWTPAPAALFLGGIALRLRAIGELGRFYTHRVLRHDGHEVVTTGPYRAVRHPAYTGMLAASAGYTAYLFTVPGAVALVVLAGALVWRIRVEERMLFDVPGYPAFAAGRARLVPGVW comes from the coding sequence GTGATCGGCCTCGTGCGGGTGAACCAGGTTCCCCGGCTCCTGTACTTCGTCATCGTCGGCGGCCTCGGCGCGGGCCTCGTGCTGCGCCTGCTCTCGGCCGCCGACCCGCGGTCCGCGGTGGCCGCCGGGTTCGTGCTGGTCCACCTGGTCTGGATCGTCGCGGAATCCCGGATCACCTTCACCCCTAACGGCACTTCGCCGCCCGACCCGACCGTGCTGCCCTACGGTTTCGCGCGCACGGTGGTCGTCGTCGCCGGCGCGCTCGGCCCGCTGCCGTGGGCCGGGGGCCCGCTGTGGTGGACGCCGGCGCCCGCCGCGTTGTTCCTGGGCGGAATCGCGTTGCGGCTGCGGGCGATCGGCGAGCTCGGCCGGTTCTACACCCACCGCGTGCTGCGCCACGACGGCCACGAAGTCGTCACCACCGGGCCGTACCGCGCGGTCCGCCACCCGGCCTACACCGGGATGCTGGCGGCGAGCGCCGGGTACACCGCCTACCTGTTCACCGTGCCCGGCGCCGTCGCGCTCGTGGTGCTCGCCGGGGCGCTGGTGTGGCGGATCCGCGTCGAGGAGCGGATGCTCTTCGACGTCCCGGGGTATCCCGCGTTCGCCGCCGGCCGCGCCCGGCTGGTCCCGGGGGTGTGGTGA
- a CDS encoding AfsA-related hotdog domain-containing protein, with product MSEAKPLTGPVRKTGPGWTAGLTVPREHPFFFDHPLDHVPGSLTICGLLDLAESVTGPAGGAERLLLDLRFPAMGTLSGPVELGLAPAPGVPGQWSLLAQQADADICAGTLRRVAGLGRPATAPQPGDARNSLCPQDLVHRVDEDNIVLGVPADAGDEVTAPAVPPRPGHYLDHGGPAFSARSLIESSRQFFTVLEHWAAGWSYGTTVLWTAFHADLPASPPSPAYSFRWVREPVKRSKLDVSFDLLDAEGVVAGRFDYVAITVSAAAYERFRAARGRLAGEAAA from the coding sequence ATGAGCGAAGCGAAGCCGCTGACCGGGCCGGTGCGGAAAACGGGTCCAGGGTGGACCGCGGGACTGACCGTGCCGCGGGAACACCCCTTCTTCTTCGACCACCCGCTGGACCACGTGCCCGGCTCGCTGACCATCTGCGGCCTGCTCGACCTGGCGGAATCGGTGACCGGGCCGGCGGGCGGGGCCGAGCGGCTGCTGCTCGACCTGCGCTTCCCGGCGATGGGGACGCTGTCCGGCCCGGTCGAACTCGGCCTGGCCCCGGCACCGGGTGTGCCCGGCCAGTGGTCGCTGCTGGCCCAGCAGGCCGACGCGGACATCTGCGCCGGCACCCTGCGCCGGGTCGCGGGCCTCGGCCGGCCGGCCACCGCACCGCAACCGGGGGATGCGCGGAACTCGCTGTGCCCCCAGGACCTCGTCCACCGCGTCGACGAGGACAACATCGTGCTCGGCGTCCCGGCCGACGCCGGGGACGAGGTCACCGCGCCCGCCGTGCCGCCCCGGCCGGGGCACTACCTCGACCACGGTGGTCCCGCTTTCTCGGCGCGCAGCCTGATCGAGTCGAGCCGGCAGTTCTTCACCGTGCTGGAGCACTGGGCGGCGGGCTGGTCCTACGGCACCACGGTGCTGTGGACGGCTTTCCACGCCGACCTGCCGGCGTCGCCGCCGAGCCCGGCGTACTCCTTCCGCTGGGTCCGCGAGCCGGTGAAGCGCAGCAAGCTGGACGTCTCGTTCGACCTGCTCGACGCCGAGGGCGTGGTGGCCGGCCGGTTCGACTACGTCGCCATCACCGTCAGCGCCGCCGCGTACGAGCGGTTCCGCGCCGCCCGCGGCCGCCTGGCCGGGGAGGCCGCCGCGTGA
- a CDS encoding alpha/beta hydrolase family protein gives MLSRRTLLAGSALALLAGCSPSAPPPGPAAVPVPTRPSVLRDPVTVQRMRSNARGTDVDLVLITPAGVPASGLPVCLALHGRGAQARTFLSLGVPDLLTAAVRAGTPPFAIAAVDGDHYWVDVGEGDDPQRMLTEEVPAWLTGRDLLPASAVFGISMGGFGALRFARDHPDLKAVATASAALFVDWPDARSRKVFSGEDNWRAEEPLLHTADLRAPALGVWCGESDPFLGADRKLVKAVSPAVSNFSPGGHKDEYWRGILPDVLDFVGQRLR, from the coding sequence GTGCTTTCCCGCCGCACCCTGCTCGCCGGCAGCGCACTCGCGCTGCTGGCGGGCTGCTCGCCGTCCGCACCCCCGCCCGGTCCGGCCGCGGTGCCCGTCCCGACCCGCCCGTCCGTGCTGCGCGACCCGGTGACCGTGCAGCGCATGCGGTCGAACGCCCGCGGCACGGACGTCGACCTGGTGCTGATCACCCCGGCCGGGGTCCCGGCGTCGGGGCTGCCGGTGTGCCTGGCCCTGCACGGCCGCGGCGCGCAGGCCCGCACGTTCCTCTCCCTCGGTGTCCCGGACCTGCTGACGGCGGCGGTCCGCGCCGGCACCCCGCCGTTCGCGATCGCGGCCGTCGACGGTGACCACTACTGGGTCGACGTCGGCGAAGGCGACGATCCGCAGCGGATGCTGACCGAGGAGGTCCCGGCCTGGCTGACGGGCCGCGACCTGCTCCCGGCCTCGGCGGTGTTCGGCATCTCGATGGGCGGCTTCGGCGCGCTGCGGTTCGCCCGCGACCACCCCGACCTGAAGGCGGTGGCGACGGCGAGCGCGGCCCTGTTCGTGGACTGGCCCGATGCCCGCAGCCGCAAGGTGTTCTCCGGTGAGGACAACTGGCGCGCGGAAGAACCCTTGCTGCACACGGCGGATCTCCGCGCGCCCGCGCTCGGCGTCTGGTGCGGCGAGTCGGATCCGTTCCTGGGCGCGGACAGGAAGCTGGTGAAAGCCGTTTCGCCCGCGGTGTCGAATTTTTCGCCGGGCGGGCACAAGGACGAGTACTGGCGCGGGATCCTGCCGGACGTCCTGGATTTCGTGGGACAGCGGCTACGCTGA
- a CDS encoding TRM11 family methyltransferase — MPEYAMLVYPSANRVYAASSTALLRAELAVFGAALAAELSAIDEVELGGVGYVRFTSSSPLAGRDLALLSNLSSLYALFELGDGVLRPVTVTPLAKADSDLLTIQKYAGKTNELFTKLLVNVTLMATADPFSAKAKYLLDPLCGRGTTLNQAMMYGLHATGLDVDGKDFEAYEAFIKTWLRNKRVKHTAESGQLRRNKVRLGRRLDIEYALSKEEYKAGDTRRLVYLNADTLTTDEALRANSFDVIVTDAPYGVQHGSHREAGLQRSPRDLLAAAVPVWTRVLRPGGALGISWNTTVLPREELVEVLRKAGLDVREGGPWEEFAHRVDQAILRDLVVAVKPAS, encoded by the coding sequence ATGCCTGAGTACGCGATGCTGGTCTACCCGTCGGCCAACCGGGTCTACGCCGCCTCCTCCACCGCCCTGTTGCGCGCCGAGCTGGCGGTCTTCGGCGCGGCCTTGGCCGCCGAACTGTCCGCGATCGACGAGGTCGAACTCGGCGGCGTGGGGTACGTGCGCTTCACGAGTTCGTCCCCGCTGGCCGGGCGCGACCTCGCGCTGCTGTCCAACCTGTCCTCGTTGTACGCGCTGTTCGAGCTGGGCGACGGGGTCCTGCGCCCAGTCACCGTGACACCGCTGGCGAAGGCGGACTCGGACCTGCTGACGATCCAGAAGTACGCGGGCAAGACCAACGAGCTGTTCACGAAGCTGCTGGTGAACGTGACGCTGATGGCGACGGCCGACCCGTTTTCCGCGAAGGCGAAGTACCTGCTGGACCCGCTGTGCGGCCGCGGCACGACGCTGAACCAGGCGATGATGTACGGCCTGCACGCCACCGGCCTGGACGTCGACGGCAAGGACTTCGAGGCGTACGAGGCGTTCATCAAGACGTGGCTGCGGAACAAGCGCGTGAAGCACACCGCGGAGTCGGGCCAGCTGCGCCGGAACAAGGTCCGCCTCGGCCGGCGGCTCGACATCGAGTACGCGCTGTCCAAGGAGGAGTACAAGGCCGGCGACACCCGGCGGCTCGTGTACCTGAACGCGGACACGCTGACCACCGACGAGGCGCTGCGGGCGAACTCGTTCGACGTGATCGTGACCGACGCGCCGTACGGCGTGCAGCACGGGAGCCACCGCGAAGCGGGCCTGCAGCGAAGCCCGCGCGACCTCCTGGCGGCCGCGGTCCCGGTGTGGACCCGGGTGCTGCGCCCGGGCGGCGCGCTGGGGATCTCGTGGAACACCACGGTGCTGCCGCGCGAAGAGCTGGTCGAGGTGCTGCGGAAGGCCGGCCTCGACGTCCGGGAGGGCGGCCCGTGGGAGGAGTTCGCCCACCGGGTCGACCAGGCCATCCTGCGCGACCTGGTCGTCGCGGTGAAACCCGCCTCCTGA
- a CDS encoding class I SAM-dependent methyltransferase has translation MSWLADTRTSYDTVAESYAEFVAGALEEQPYLKAALTLFAAEVDGPAVDVGCGPGHFTAYLASLGVDASGVDLSPAMVGLARRAHPELAFEVGSMTDLALPDASVAGVLASWSLIHVPDDDVPVALGHFRRVLRAGGLLVIGYHVGAGTRLKTEGYGGHPMRVHIHLRQPWWLARRVRAAGFTVEAEWSLNPENKVSQAILFARASA, from the coding sequence GTGAGCTGGCTCGCGGACACCCGCACCTCCTACGACACCGTCGCCGAGAGCTACGCCGAGTTCGTGGCCGGCGCCCTCGAAGAGCAGCCGTACCTCAAGGCCGCCCTGACGCTGTTCGCCGCGGAGGTCGACGGGCCGGCGGTGGACGTCGGCTGCGGGCCGGGGCACTTCACGGCGTACCTGGCCTCGCTCGGCGTCGACGCGTCCGGCGTCGACCTCTCCCCGGCGATGGTCGGGCTGGCCCGGCGGGCGCACCCGGAGCTGGCGTTCGAAGTGGGCTCGATGACGGACCTGGCGCTGCCCGACGCGTCGGTGGCGGGCGTGCTCGCGTCCTGGTCGCTGATCCACGTCCCGGACGACGACGTCCCGGTGGCGCTGGGGCACTTCCGGCGCGTGCTGCGCGCGGGCGGGCTGCTGGTGATCGGGTACCACGTCGGCGCCGGGACCCGGCTGAAGACCGAGGGCTACGGCGGGCACCCGATGCGCGTCCACATCCACCTCCGGCAGCCGTGGTGGCTGGCGAGGCGGGTGCGCGCGGCCGGGTTCACGGTCGAGGCCGAGTGGTCGCTGAACCCGGAAAACAAGGTGTCGCAAGCGATTCTGTTCGCCCGCGCGTCAGCGTAG
- the infB gene encoding translation initiation factor IF-2, with amino-acid sequence MPGKARVHELAKELGITSKDVLAKLKEQGEFVKSASSTVEAPVARRLRDAYAPKGAKKPTPGPSARPGPPAKPAAPKPPAPAQQAPAAKEAPAPAASAPAAPQQQAPAASKPASPGQRPGPRPGPRPATPAPQQQVPAAKAEAPAAPQQDTPAAPPAPGTGSVVPPKPQGPKPGGPKPGPRTPRVGNNPFGVGSGAPPRPQGPRPGGGPGQGGDNRPPRPGGGQGSGDRPAPRPGGGAGGNRPSPGNMPPRPNPGMMPGRTQRPAGPGGGARGGPGGGARGGPGGGARGGPGGGGGGFRGGPGGGGGGGGFRGGPGGGGGGGGFRPGGGGGTGAPAGGGGFRGGGGGRGGPGGRGGTAGAFGRPGGPSRKGRKSKRQKRQEYMDNMQAPSVGGVRLPKGQGETIRLPRGASLTDFAEKIDANPASLVQVLFHLGEMVTATQSVSDDILELLGGEMNYTVQVVSPEEEDRELLETFDITYGDDAGGEEDLQVRPPVVTIMGHVDHGKTRLLDTIRKTKVRESEAGGITQHIGAYQIETELEGNPRLITFIDTPGHEAFTAMRARGANSTDIAVIVVAADDGVMPQTVEAINHAQAAKAPIVVAINKIDKEGANPDKIRQQLTEYGLVAEEYGGDTMFVEISARQNINIDGLLEAILLTADAALDLRANPDMEAQGVAIEAHLDRGRGPVATVLVQRGTLRVGDSVVAGDAYGRVRRMVDEHNVDVTEALPSRPVQVIGFTSVPGAGDTFLVVDEDRVARQIAERRAARTRNALNASRRKRVSLEDLDSALKETNSLNLIIKGDNSGTVEALEASLLQLDVGDEVELNVVHRGVGGVTESDIDLATASDAIVLGFNVRAQGKATERATREGVDVRYYTVIYQAIDEIEQALKGMLKPEYEEVELGRAEVREVFKSSKIGTIAGCLVMSGEIRRNARARLLRDGTVVAENLPISSLRRFKDDVVEVREGYECGLTLGSYGDLKVGDSIETYEQREKPRA; translated from the coding sequence GTGCCAGGCAAGGCCCGCGTACACGAGCTCGCGAAGGAGCTCGGCATCACCAGCAAGGACGTTCTCGCGAAGTTGAAGGAACAGGGCGAGTTCGTCAAGTCCGCGTCATCCACGGTCGAGGCGCCCGTCGCCCGCCGTCTCCGCGACGCGTACGCCCCCAAGGGCGCCAAGAAGCCCACCCCGGGCCCGTCGGCGCGCCCCGGCCCGCCGGCCAAGCCCGCCGCCCCGAAGCCCCCCGCGCCTGCCCAGCAGGCTCCGGCGGCCAAGGAGGCTCCGGCTCCGGCCGCGTCGGCTCCGGCCGCGCCCCAGCAGCAGGCGCCCGCGGCGTCGAAGCCGGCCTCGCCGGGGCAGCGCCCCGGTCCGCGGCCCGGCCCGCGCCCGGCGACGCCCGCACCCCAGCAGCAGGTCCCGGCCGCGAAGGCCGAAGCCCCTGCCGCGCCCCAGCAGGACACCCCCGCCGCGCCGCCCGCACCGGGCACCGGCTCGGTCGTCCCGCCGAAGCCGCAGGGCCCCAAGCCCGGCGGCCCCAAGCCCGGTCCGCGCACTCCGCGGGTCGGCAACAACCCCTTCGGCGTCGGTTCCGGCGCTCCGCCGCGCCCGCAGGGCCCTCGCCCCGGTGGCGGCCCCGGCCAGGGCGGCGACAACCGTCCGCCGCGGCCCGGTGGCGGCCAGGGCTCGGGTGACCGCCCGGCCCCGCGGCCCGGTGGCGGCGCCGGTGGCAACCGGCCGAGCCCGGGCAACATGCCCCCGCGGCCGAACCCCGGCATGATGCCGGGCCGCACGCAGCGTCCCGCCGGTCCCGGTGGTGGCGCTCGTGGTGGCCCCGGCGGCGGTGCCCGTGGTGGCCCCGGTGGCGGTGCCCGTGGCGGTCCCGGTGGTGGCGGCGGCGGTTTCCGCGGCGGTCCCGGTGGCGGCGGCGGTGGCGGTGGCTTCCGCGGTGGCCCCGGTGGCGGTGGCGGTGGCGGCGGCTTCCGTCCGGGTGGCGGTGGCGGCACCGGTGCCCCGGCGGGCGGCGGCGGTTTCCGTGGCGGCGGCGGTGGCCGTGGCGGCCCCGGTGGCCGTGGCGGCACGGCGGGTGCCTTCGGGCGCCCGGGTGGTCCCTCGCGCAAGGGTCGCAAGTCGAAGCGGCAGAAGCGCCAGGAGTACATGGACAACATGCAGGCGCCCAGCGTCGGCGGCGTCCGCTTGCCCAAGGGGCAGGGCGAGACGATCCGGCTGCCGCGGGGTGCTTCGCTGACCGACTTCGCCGAGAAGATCGACGCCAACCCGGCTTCGCTGGTGCAGGTGCTCTTCCACCTCGGCGAGATGGTCACCGCGACGCAGTCCGTGTCGGACGACATCCTCGAGCTGCTCGGCGGCGAAATGAACTACACGGTTCAGGTCGTCAGCCCCGAGGAAGAAGACCGCGAGCTGCTGGAGACCTTCGACATCACCTACGGCGACGACGCCGGTGGCGAAGAGGATCTGCAGGTCAGGCCGCCGGTCGTGACCATCATGGGTCACGTCGACCACGGTAAGACCCGACTGCTCGACACGATCCGGAAGACGAAGGTCCGCGAGAGCGAGGCCGGCGGCATCACGCAGCACATCGGTGCGTACCAGATCGAGACCGAGCTCGAGGGCAACCCGCGCCTGATCACCTTCATCGACACCCCGGGTCACGAGGCGTTCACCGCCATGCGTGCCCGTGGTGCCAACTCGACCGACATCGCGGTGATCGTGGTGGCGGCCGACGACGGTGTGATGCCGCAGACGGTCGAGGCGATCAACCACGCGCAGGCCGCCAAGGCCCCGATCGTGGTCGCGATCAACAAGATCGACAAGGAAGGCGCGAACCCGGACAAGATCCGGCAGCAGCTGACCGAGTACGGCCTGGTCGCCGAGGAGTACGGCGGCGACACGATGTTCGTCGAGATCTCCGCGCGGCAGAACATCAACATCGACGGCCTGCTCGAGGCGATCCTGCTGACCGCCGACGCCGCTCTGGACCTCCGGGCCAACCCGGACATGGAGGCCCAGGGTGTCGCGATCGAGGCGCACCTCGACCGCGGCCGCGGCCCGGTGGCCACCGTCCTGGTCCAGCGCGGCACGCTGCGCGTCGGTGACTCGGTCGTGGCGGGTGACGCCTACGGCCGCGTCCGCCGGATGGTCGACGAGCACAACGTCGACGTGACCGAGGCGCTGCCGTCGCGTCCCGTCCAGGTCATCGGGTTCACCTCGGTGCCGGGTGCGGGCGACACCTTCCTGGTGGTCGACGAGGACCGCGTCGCCCGGCAGATCGCCGAGCGCCGCGCCGCTCGTACGCGCAACGCGCTCAACGCGTCGCGCCGCAAGCGGGTCAGCCTCGAGGACCTCGACTCCGCCTTGAAGGAGACGAACAGCCTCAACCTGATCATCAAGGGTGACAACTCGGGTACGGTCGAGGCCCTCGAAGCCTCGCTGCTCCAGCTGGACGTCGGCGACGAGGTCGAGCTGAACGTGGTCCACCGCGGTGTCGGTGGCGTGACCGAGTCGGACATCGACCTGGCGACCGCGTCCGACGCGATCGTCCTCGGGTTCAACGTCCGCGCCCAGGGCAAGGCGACCGAGCGGGCCACCCGCGAGGGCGTCGACGTCCGGTACTACACGGTCATCTACCAGGCGATCGACGAGATCGAGCAGGCCCTCAAGGGCATGCTCAAGCCGGAGTACGAAGAGGTCGAGCTGGGCCGCGCGGAGGTTCGCGAGGTCTTCAAGTCCTCCAAGATCGGCACGATCGCGGGTTGCCTGGTCATGTCCGGCGAGATCCGGCGCAACGCCCGGGCCCGTCTCCTGCGCGACGGCACCGTCGTCGCGGAGAACCTGCCGATCAGCTCGCTGCGGCGGTTCAAGGACGACGTGGTCGAGGTCCGCGAAGGCTACGAGTGCGGTCTGACGCTCGGTTCGTACGGCGACCTCAAGGTCGGCGACTCGATCGAGACGTACGAGCAGCGCGAGAAGCCCCGCGCGTAA
- a CDS encoding DUF503 domain-containing protein, with protein MFVGALELDILLGDVHSLKQKRSVVRPVLAEVRKRFAVSVAEAGHTDLHRRTLIGVAVVAEGGEHVRDVLDSCERYVASRPEFELLTARRRLLGPED; from the coding sequence ATGTTCGTCGGAGCCCTTGAGCTCGACATCCTGCTCGGCGACGTCCATTCGCTGAAGCAGAAGCGATCCGTGGTCCGTCCGGTGCTGGCCGAGGTGCGCAAGCGCTTCGCCGTTTCGGTGGCCGAAGCCGGGCACACCGACCTGCACCGCCGGACCCTCATCGGGGTGGCCGTGGTCGCCGAAGGTGGCGAGCACGTGCGTGACGTGCTCGACTCGTGTGAGCGGTACGTGGCGAGCCGGCCGGAGTTCGAGCTGCTCACCGCCCGCCGCCGGCTGCTCGGTCCAGAAGACTAG
- a CDS encoding flotillin family protein, producing the protein MFGYRVPAPNEAMLISGGKHSQGTSPFRVVTGHGAFVMPVFRKVRFLTLSMCEAEVTEVCVTKQAIALTVRAVIAFKVGNDTESIVNAGQRFLSDQDQMSVLTGRIFAGHLRSIIGSMTVEEIITERQKLATEVLDGSAVEMAKIGLSVDALQIQSIDDMKLGYIAAMAAPHNAAIQRDAQIAQAVANQAAAEAEQKSQRTQAEYARQTSIVQAQYRAEVDKAQAEAAQAGPLAQARAQQEVIDARTELAQREAELRQQQLVAEVIKPAGAEAERIRILALAEAEKMRVQAEAAASNNRVALDRMLIDQLPQIVKEAGRGLSGANVNILNGADGLGEMAAGLVGQGLSILDSVKRGLSPSPSTPAAPEENGQVPKPAELTQS; encoded by the coding sequence GTGTTCGGTTATCGCGTTCCGGCCCCCAACGAGGCGATGCTCATCTCCGGGGGCAAGCACAGCCAGGGCACCTCGCCGTTCCGGGTCGTCACCGGCCACGGCGCGTTCGTCATGCCGGTCTTCCGGAAAGTCCGGTTCCTCACGCTTTCCATGTGCGAGGCCGAAGTGACCGAAGTGTGCGTCACGAAACAGGCCATCGCGCTGACGGTCCGGGCGGTGATCGCGTTCAAGGTCGGCAACGACACCGAGAGCATCGTCAACGCCGGGCAGCGCTTCCTCTCCGACCAGGACCAGATGTCCGTGCTGACCGGCCGGATTTTCGCCGGGCACCTGCGGTCCATCATCGGGTCGATGACGGTCGAGGAGATCATCACCGAGCGGCAGAAGCTCGCGACCGAGGTGCTGGACGGCTCGGCGGTCGAGATGGCGAAGATCGGGCTCAGCGTCGACGCGCTGCAGATCCAGTCGATCGACGACATGAAGCTCGGCTACATCGCCGCGATGGCCGCCCCGCACAACGCCGCCATCCAGCGGGACGCCCAGATCGCGCAGGCGGTGGCGAACCAGGCCGCGGCGGAGGCGGAGCAGAAGTCCCAGCGGACGCAGGCGGAGTACGCGCGGCAGACGTCGATCGTGCAGGCGCAGTACCGCGCCGAGGTCGACAAGGCGCAAGCGGAGGCGGCGCAGGCCGGCCCGCTCGCGCAGGCGCGGGCGCAGCAGGAGGTCATCGACGCGCGCACCGAGCTGGCGCAGCGCGAGGCGGAGCTGCGCCAGCAGCAGCTGGTGGCCGAGGTCATCAAGCCCGCCGGCGCCGAAGCCGAGCGGATCCGCATCCTGGCGCTGGCCGAGGCGGAGAAGATGCGCGTACAGGCGGAGGCGGCGGCGTCGAACAACCGGGTCGCGCTCGACCGGATGCTCATCGACCAGCTGCCGCAGATCGTCAAGGAAGCGGGCCGCGGGCTGTCCGGCGCGAACGTCAACATCCTCAACGGCGCGGACGGCCTGGGCGAGATGGCCGCGGGACTCGTCGGCCAGGGACTGTCCATCTTGGACTCGGTGAAGCGCGGCCTGAGCCCGTCACCGTCGACGCCGGCGGCTCCCGAGGAGAACGGTCAGGTGCCGAAGCCGGCCGAGCTCACGCAGTCCTGA